In one window of Bemisia tabaci chromosome 4, PGI_BMITA_v3 DNA:
- the Wbp2 gene encoding WW domain-binding protein 2 isoform X1, with the protein MSINTAHANGGVLIHAGEVILLFSDNVHLEFHGQDQNPLFRGSKVGRLYLTTHRMVFTNKDSHDGMLSFSFPFVTISDVEIEQPVFGANYIKGKVRAQPNGNWVGEAKFKLMFKKGGAIEFGQAILKTAAMGKSVKSSQQAQSDNPPPYAPPPGPWYQAPPPAYTPSPTGYYGWVPPTHVFPDQPPVNSVFMTDMPPPYPGINAGYNGYASAPPVGFAPPPQPEKAGEAAQSAYYDPNKPQCAYVPPPAYYESPPSYPQNGPKKNN; encoded by the exons aATTCTATTGTTCTCCGATAATGTGCATCTCGAATTTCATGGCCAAGATCAGAACCCACTCTTCAGAGGAAGTAAAGTTGGCCGCTTATACCTCACAACTCATCGGATGGTCTTTACAAACAAGGACAGCCATGATGGCATGCTGTCATTTAGTTTCCCCTTTGTAACCATCAGTGAT gTAGAAATTGAGCAGCCAGTTTTTGGAGCTAATTACATCAAAGGTAAAGTCCGTGCACAACCTAATGGAAACTGGGTCGGAGAGGCTAAGTTCAAGTTAATGTTCAAGAAAGGAGGGGCTATTGAATTTGGTCAAGCTATTTTGAAAACAGCGGCCATGGGTAAGTCAGTAAAAT CCAGCCAGCAAGCACAATCGGATAACCCCCCACCATATGCCCCCCCTCCAGGGCCATGGTACCAAGCTCCCCCTCCAGCCTACACTCCTTCACCTACAGGCTACTATGGTTGGGTACCTCCCACTCATGTCTTCCCTGACCAGCCTCCTG tgaattctgtGTTTATGACTGATATGCCTCCACCTTACCCTGGTATCAATGCTGGTTACAATGGGTATGCTTCTGCGCCACCTGTAGGATTCGCTCCTCCCCCTCAACCAG AAAAAGCAGGTGAAGCAGCCCAAAGTGCTTACTACGATCCTAATAAACCACAGTGTGCTTATGTCCCTCCTCCAGCTTACTAT GAATCCCCTCCATCATACCCTCAAAATGGCCCAAAGAAGAATAACTAA
- the Wbp2 gene encoding WW domain-binding protein 2 isoform X2, which produces MSINTAHANGGVLIHAGEVILLFSDNVHLEFHGQDQNPLFRGSKVGRLYLTTHRMVFTNKDSHDGMLSFSFPFVTISDVEIEQPVFGANYIKGKVRAQPNGNWVGEAKFKLMFKKGGAIEFGQAILKTAAMASQQAQSDNPPPYAPPPGPWYQAPPPAYTPSPTGYYGWVPPTHVFPDQPPVNSVFMTDMPPPYPGINAGYNGYASAPPVGFAPPPQPEKAGEAAQSAYYDPNKPQCAYVPPPAYYESPPSYPQNGPKKNN; this is translated from the exons aATTCTATTGTTCTCCGATAATGTGCATCTCGAATTTCATGGCCAAGATCAGAACCCACTCTTCAGAGGAAGTAAAGTTGGCCGCTTATACCTCACAACTCATCGGATGGTCTTTACAAACAAGGACAGCCATGATGGCATGCTGTCATTTAGTTTCCCCTTTGTAACCATCAGTGAT gTAGAAATTGAGCAGCCAGTTTTTGGAGCTAATTACATCAAAGGTAAAGTCCGTGCACAACCTAATGGAAACTGGGTCGGAGAGGCTAAGTTCAAGTTAATGTTCAAGAAAGGAGGGGCTATTGAATTTGGTCAAGCTATTTTGAAAACAGCGGCCATGG CCAGCCAGCAAGCACAATCGGATAACCCCCCACCATATGCCCCCCCTCCAGGGCCATGGTACCAAGCTCCCCCTCCAGCCTACACTCCTTCACCTACAGGCTACTATGGTTGGGTACCTCCCACTCATGTCTTCCCTGACCAGCCTCCTG tgaattctgtGTTTATGACTGATATGCCTCCACCTTACCCTGGTATCAATGCTGGTTACAATGGGTATGCTTCTGCGCCACCTGTAGGATTCGCTCCTCCCCCTCAACCAG AAAAAGCAGGTGAAGCAGCCCAAAGTGCTTACTACGATCCTAATAAACCACAGTGTGCTTATGTCCCTCCTCCAGCTTACTAT GAATCCCCTCCATCATACCCTCAAAATGGCCCAAAGAAGAATAACTAA
- the Wbp2 gene encoding WW domain-binding protein 2 isoform X3, with product MSINTAHANGGVLIHAGEVILLFSDNVHLEFHGQDQNPLFRGSKVGRLYLTTHRMVFTNKDSHDGMLSFSFPFVTISDVEIEQPVFGANYIKGKVRAQPNGNWVGEAKFKLMFKKGGAIEFGQAILKTAAMGKSVKSSQQAQSDNPPPYAPPPGPWYQAPPPAYTPSPTGYYGWVPPTHVFPDQPPVNSVFMTDMPPPYPGINAGYNGYASAPPVGFAPPPQPGIPSIIPSKWPKEE from the exons aATTCTATTGTTCTCCGATAATGTGCATCTCGAATTTCATGGCCAAGATCAGAACCCACTCTTCAGAGGAAGTAAAGTTGGCCGCTTATACCTCACAACTCATCGGATGGTCTTTACAAACAAGGACAGCCATGATGGCATGCTGTCATTTAGTTTCCCCTTTGTAACCATCAGTGAT gTAGAAATTGAGCAGCCAGTTTTTGGAGCTAATTACATCAAAGGTAAAGTCCGTGCACAACCTAATGGAAACTGGGTCGGAGAGGCTAAGTTCAAGTTAATGTTCAAGAAAGGAGGGGCTATTGAATTTGGTCAAGCTATTTTGAAAACAGCGGCCATGGGTAAGTCAGTAAAAT CCAGCCAGCAAGCACAATCGGATAACCCCCCACCATATGCCCCCCCTCCAGGGCCATGGTACCAAGCTCCCCCTCCAGCCTACACTCCTTCACCTACAGGCTACTATGGTTGGGTACCTCCCACTCATGTCTTCCCTGACCAGCCTCCTG tgaattctgtGTTTATGACTGATATGCCTCCACCTTACCCTGGTATCAATGCTGGTTACAATGGGTATGCTTCTGCGCCACCTGTAGGATTCGCTCCTCCCCCTCAACCAG GAATCCCCTCCATCATACCCTCAAAATGGCCCAAAGAAGAATAA
- the Ent3 gene encoding equilibrative nucleoside transporter 4, with protein sequence MDENLSRGYIQLGKTRMPGDMRMSNGFNHLSPPIDKYNGIYLSLVLAGVGFLLPYNSFIIAVDYFTQQYPGTTIVFDMSLIYIVMAFFAVLANNILVETLSLNTRITFGYLVSFITLLFVATCEVWLGIFGHTLAYTMNLIAVAVVALGCTVQQSSFYGYTSMLPSRYTQAVMAGESGAGFLVSVNRIITKLIMDNQTLNTLIFFGISAVGVAVCFCLHQVVRKTDFVQFYLTLCRESKKITLEPAEDLGLMDPTDQIEGSDRNQYGVLKLNQQSPMESSNAGFSFANPVYEPNSATTGTTYKVEDVVIRLRSESSGGYTSMGPTKVWSNIKRGLLARWEVAKSIWHYMLSIGLAYFVTLCLYPGIESEIISCKWGSWMPVILMAVFNASDLIGKILASVPYEWSRSQLLMFASARVILVPLLLLCATPRGNPFIPEEAYPLFFSMLLGLSNGIVGSVPMIQAPSRIADEHRELTGNIMTLSYNIGLTGGSLVAYLLDAMLGPPVGSPCTTPTFVMYHNRSVFPSERVRVTTQSIATTVTTTVATVATTAMTVLSTTQERPLTTIRPFSMKPLFLNSTIPVPTLIANATSLLTSTATTSV encoded by the exons ATGGACGAGAATTTGAGCCGCGGGTATATCCAGCTGGGCAAGACCAGGATGCCCGGCGACATGAGGATGTCCAACGGATTCAACCACCTCTCGCCGCCCATCGACAAATACAACGGAATATATTTGTCCCTCGTCTTGGCCGGAGTCGGGTTCCTATTGCCCTACAACAG tttcatcaTAGCTGTGGATTACTTTACTCAGCAGTATCCTGGAACCACCATCGTGTTTGACATGTCACTCATATATATTGTCATGGCTTTTTTTGCTGTCCTGGCAAACAATATCCTCGTTGAAACTTTGTCTTTAAATACGCGGATAACTTTTG GTTACCTTGTTTCTTTCATCACATTGTTGTTTGTAGCAACCTGTGAAGTTTGGCTCGGAATTTTCGGCCACACATTAGCATATACAATGAATTTAATAGCGGTTGCTGTAGTTGCTCTCGGATGCACAG ttCAGCAATCCAGCTTTTATGGCTACACAAGTATGCTTCCAAGTCGATATACACAAGCTGTGATGGCAGGAGAAA gtgGTGCTGGATTTTTGGTGTCTGTAAATAGAATTATTACAAAACTAATAATGGATAATCAAACCCTGAACACTCTGATATTTTTTGGAATCAGTGCTGTTGGTGTGGCTGTGTGTTTTTGTTTGCATCAAGTTGTTCGCAAAACAGACTTCGTTCAGTTTTATTTGACTCTTTGTCGAGAATCAAAGAAAATAACTCTGGAACCAGCCGAGGATCTTGGTTTG ATGGATCCTACAGATCAAATCGAAGGTTCCGATCGTAACCAATATGGTGTGTTGAAACTTAATCAACAAAGTCCAATGGAGTCATCAAATGCAGGTTTCAGTTTCGCAAATCCGGTGTACGAGCCGAATTCTGCAACAACTGGTACTACCTATAAAGTTGAAGATGTTGTCATCCGACTCCGGAGTGAATCATCAGGCGGTTACACATCAATGGGTCCCACTAAAGTTTGGTCCAATATCAAAA GAGGTCTTCTGGCACGATGGGAAGTGGCAAAAAGTATCTGGCATTACATGTTGTCAATTGGCTTGGCTTATTTTGTCACCTTATGCCTCTATCCTGGTATTGAATCAGAAATCATTAGTTGCAAATGGGGTTCATGGATGCCCGTCATTCTCATGGCTGTTTTTAATGCATCTGATCTTATTGGGAAG atccTGGCCTCAGTTCCATACGAGTGGTCCCGCAGCCAGCTCCTAATGTTTGCTAGTGCGAGAGTAATTCTTGTTCCTCTACTGCTGCTTTGTGCCACTCCCCGTGGGAACCCTTTCATTCCAGAAGAAGCATAtcctttgtttttttcaatgttattAGGTTTGAGCAATGGTATTGTTGGAAGCGTACCAATGATTCAAGCACCAAGTCGCATCGCTGATGAGCATCGAGAACTCACAG GAAACATCATGACTCTATCTTACAACATCGGACTCACTGGTGGCTCCTTGGTAGCGTACCTTTTGGATGCAATGCTCGGTCCTCCTGTCGGCTCTCCATGTACGACACCTACTTTTGTTATGTACCACAACCGCAGTGTTTTCCCATCAGAACGAGTTCGTGTGACAACGCAGTCCATTGCCACCACAGTCACCACCACTGTCGCTACTGTTGCAACCACAGCCATGACTGTGTTATCCACCACACAAGAACGCCCGCTCACAACCATTCGACCTTTCTCAATGAAACCTTTGTTCCTGAATTCAACAATTCCAGTTCCTACTCTGATTGCTAATGCGACATCGCTTTTAACAAGCACTGCTACAACAAGTGTGTAG